A section of the Tachysurus fulvidraco isolate hzauxx_2018 chromosome 7, HZAU_PFXX_2.0, whole genome shotgun sequence genome encodes:
- the fhdc1 gene encoding FH2 domain-containing protein 1, producing MASGKASLGPTNESLTPDHPSSPEPSASCKPDATQEQRCHFLIKAPAVPPPPPLPPPPPPQSLTTLGLPNGSRRKRRVRSFYWKPIPEEKVRGKPNIWTLAVRQQHYQIDVKSVEELFGQQEETHTQTSSHNPRLGTCRGSFKDSKDEISILDSKRGMNMGIFLKQFKKSNHALVEDIRQGNSKQFGLEPLKELLKLLPEEEEIKKLREFKGDPTKLTMVDSFMFLLIQVPCFDVRIEAMVLQEEFSPCCSAMSRELNVVRLATEELMTCEELHAILHLVLQAGNIMNQGGYAGNAVGFKLSSLLSLADTKANKPGMNLLHFVALEAKKKDENLLKFPEKLKHVQSAARISVENIDAEFSSLSVRMQALEEKIKDDAELLLQFNPFVQSSIQTLHDLKQCRLDLRKEGNALIDFFCEDKDTFKLDECFRIFQDFCLKLEKAVKDNLDRELKEAARQQRLRELEERRIAWAAASGDQSGGGNFGRSSSENDVDVLTKDGLLDFLLHPRPHSPHSPLGRSASARRYHHTTTERNLCGYLELFSGSPTIDITKFSSLPRSGRPHQRRTIAWLTSADDRELGPQNKLQHEQLATSPKAETEPISPLARYSMSGYNREINIYSNNNYTAVSEGINSSQLGHNRNWVEKSHKDGDVNNCVQKHTPVSEPRPLESSNPKNNNNSSYKPLNIQGDIAVSGLENDRDVPETTFLDISGSRSEEAPQSGAVNDTKMTSPQREEEEEQSTVSSTTCDTPLPLDPLSNKKAIPYILDCTETDCSVMLDFSELESTSILKEGTHLDIKPQDSNFQSLLQDPSSLSSNFESLSTNDPSLSVSGDDPLEGKPAEKHPVTPSVPTDEADSDSTDMAEGKKVEEKAVQICSPKPAKLKTKTPPKPTATQTRRPARTLTPTETRHLRKVVPITKATRSGSNPKRAEKSLGHENTEPRRPIRDQSIPARKGERKSRPTRQSSLPPASKAESGGTTSVAGPQWAPTTHRPSIKKPTAKPVRNIPRPPVEEKMCRSTMRALAQAQAASDASAPQTPSHSRMSGSHLPSFARNTIAFSSRTKNDLATQPAPGTPSKSSSLSRTSSLKVRSGSKSNSVSSGHSVQGEDKPAGSVRSVQSVRASGQNSLQSGTTLAQTGQEQSRKGSSFSEKSFLLKDSTTGRTLKPTWK from the exons ATGGCCAGTGGGAAAGCATCGCTTGGCCCAACAAATGAGAGCCTCACACCAGATCATCCTTCTTCTCCAGAACCTTCTGCATCGTGTAAACCAGACGCGACACAGGAACAAAGATGTCACTTTTTGATTAAAGCTCCAGCTgttcctccacctccacccctacctcctccacctccaccccaGTCCCTGACCACACTCGGCCTTCCAAATGGCTCACGCAGGAAACGTAGAGTGCGCAGCTTTTACTGGAAACCCATCCCGGAGGAGAAGGTCCGCGGTAAACCCAACATATGGACGCTGGCTGTAAGACAGCAGCACTACCAGATCGATGTGAAGAGCGTGGAAGAGTTGTTTGGCCAGCAGGAGGAGACGCACACGCAGACCTCCAGCCATAATCCTCGACTAGGAACATGCAGGGGATCTTTCAAAGACAGCAaagatgag ATCAGCATTTTAGATTCAAAGAGAGGGATGAATATGGGGATTTTCCTCAAACAGTTCAAGAA GTCTAATCACGCTCTAGTGGAAGACATCCGTCAGGGGAACAGTAAGCAGTTCGGTCTGGAGCCTCTGAAAGAGCTTCTCAAACTGTTGCCTGAAGAGGAAGAG ATCAAAAAGCTGAGGGAATTTAAAGGAGATCCTACAAAGCTCACCATGGTCGAttcttttatgtttttgctGATCCAGGTTCCCTG ttttGATGTGAGAATCGAGGCCATGGTCCTGCAGGAGGAGTTCTCTCCCTGTTGTTCAGCAATGAGTCGAGAGCTTAATGTCGTACGCTTAGCCACAGAAG AGCTCATGACATGTGAAGAACTTCACGCCATCCTGCACCTAGTCCTCCAGGCTGGAAACATCATGAACCAG GGAGGTTACGCAGGAAATGCTGTGGGCTTCAAACTCTCTTCACTCCTGTCACTAGCAGATACCAAAGCCAACAAACCGGGCATGAATCTGCTCCATTTCGTGGCCTTG gaagcaaagaaaaaagatgaaaatcTTCTGAAGTTCCCAGAGAAGCTAAAGCATGTACAAAGTGCTGCAAg GATCTCCGTGGAGAACATCGATGCAGAATTCTCCTCCCTCAGTGTCAGGATGCAGGCTCTTGAGGAGAAGATTAAGGATGATGCTGAGCTGCTTTTGCAGTTTAATCCGTTTGTGCAG AGTTCAATTCAAACCCTTCATGACCTTAAACAATGCCGGCTGGACCTGCGCAAGGAGGGAAATGCCCTAATCGATTTCTTCTGTGAAGACAAAGACACGTTCAAACTCGACGAGTGCTTCAGGATCTTTCAAGACTTTTGTCTCAAGTTGGAGAAAGCTGTGAAG GATAATCTAGATAGGGAGCTGAAGGAAGCTGCTAGACAGCAGCGTCTCCGTGAGCTGGAAGAAAGGCGCATTGCCTGGGCAGCTGCCAGCGGGGATCAGAGCGGCGGTGGGAATTTTGGCCGCAGCAGCAGTGAAAATGATGTGGATGTTCTCACTAAAGACGGCCTTTTAGACTTCTTACTGCACCCGCGGCCACACAGCCCACACAGCCCACTCGGACGCTCCGCAAGTGCCCGTCGTTACCATCACACAACGACTGAGCGCAACCTCTGTGGCTACCTGGAGCTATTTTCTGGGTCTCCTACAATTGACATTACTAAATTTAGCAGCCTTCCCCGTTCAGGACGTCCTCACCAAAGGAGGACCATAGCCTGGCTGACTTCTGCAGATGACAGAGAGCTGGGACCTCAAAACAAACTTCAGCATGAGCAGCTGGCGACTTCCCCAAAGGCCGAGACTGAACCAATCAGTCCTCTGGCTAGATACTCAATGTCAGGCTACAATAGGGAGAtcaatatttacagtaataataattatacagcTGTTTCTGAAGGTATAAATTCTTCTCAGCTTGGTCACAACAGGAACTGGGTGGAGAAATCTCACAAGGATGGAGATGTGAACAACTGtgttcaaaaacacacaccGGTGTCTGAGCCTCGGCCATTAGAATCGTCAAAtcctaaaaataataataacagcagttACAAACCACTAAATATCCAGGGAGATATTGCTGTGTCAGGTCTAGAGAATGATCGAGACGTCCCAGAAACAACTTTTCTAGACATTTCGGGATCGAGATCTGAGGAAGCACCACAATCAGGGGCAGTGAATGACACCAAAATGACGTCTCCCCAgagggaggaggaagaagaacaaAGCACCGTCTCCTCAACAACATGTGACACACCTTTGCCACTTGACCCATTGTCCAATAAGAAAGCTATTCCTTACATTTTGGACTGCACTGAAACTGATTGTTCTGTCATGTTAGACTTCTCAGAACTTGAGAGCACATCGATCCTAAAAGAAGGAACTCACCTTGACATAAAACCTCAGGATAGCAACTTTCAGAGTTTGCTTCAAGACCCTAGTTCACTTTCTTCTAACTTTGAGTCTTTGTCAACAAATGATCCGTCTCTCTCAGTATCTGGTGATGACCCACTTGAAGGAAAGCCAGCAGAAAAGCACCCAGTTACTCCATCTGTTCCAACGGATGAGGCAGACAGTGACAGCACTGACATGGCAGAAGGTAAAAAGGTGGAGGAGAAAGCAGTACAGATATGTAGTCCAAAACCAGCCAAACTGAAAACTAAGACACCACCTAAACCTACTGCCACACAAACAAGACGTCCTGCAAGAACCCTTACACCAACTGAGACCAGACATTTGCGTAAGGTGGTACCAATCACCAAGGCAACTCGTTCTGGCAGCAATCCTAAGAGAGCAGAGAAATCACTTGGGCATGAGAACACAGAACCAAGACGTCCAATACGTGACCAGAGCATTCCTGCAAGAAAGGGTGAAAGGAAGAGTAGACCAACTCGGCAGTCTAGCCTTCCGCCAGCATCCAAGGCAGAAAGTGGAGGAACCACAAGTGTTGCAGGCCCTCAGTGGGCACCGACTACACACAGGCCTTCCATAAAGAAACCAACTGCCAAACCTGTCCGCAATATCCCCAGACCTCCAGTAGAAGAGAAGATGTGTCGCTCTACCATGAGAGCCTTGGCACAGGCTCAAGCTGCATCTGATGCCAGTGCTCCTCAAACACCAAGTCATTCTCGGATGTCTGGTTCACATCTACCAAGCTTTGCTCGCAACACTATCGCTTTCTCTTCTAGAACCAAAAATGACTTGGCTACACAACCTGCACCAGGGACTCCATCAAAGAGTTCAAGCTTATCAAGAACCTCCTCACTGAAGGTCCGTTCTGGAAGTAAGTCAAACTCTGTATCTAGCGGACACTCGGTCCAGGGCGAGGATAAACCCGCCGGATCTGTAAGGAGTGTTCAGAGTGTCCGGGCTTCTGGTCAGAACTCTTTACAGAGTGGCACAACCCTGGCACAGACCGGGCAGGAGCAATCTCGAAAGGGTAGCAGTTTCTCAGAGAAATCCTTCTTGTTAAAGGACTCCACCACTGGCAGGACTCTCAAACCCACTTGGAAGTAG